The proteins below are encoded in one region of Aquisphaera giovannonii:
- a CDS encoding M20 family metallopeptidase, translating to MDDLSRLLGDLVSIPSVNPMGRALDGPGVLEAQLTGYLEGWFRARSIPCRRVPIAAGRDNLIARFEAPRSARTLLFDVHQDTVPTDGMTIDPFDPRVEGGRLYGRGACDIKGGMAAMLTAFARLCRERPPGAASVILACTVDEEFTHIGSTHLAASGHGADLAVVAEPTRLDLVHCHKGAVRWKVRTTGVACHSSSPGLGDNAIYRMAEVIRLLAGHAAELSRGPSDPILGPPTLSVGRIEGGVSVNVVPDRCAIEIDRRLIPGEAPAGAIEQVRRLLRPLSGPGGDVLFDDPWVTMPALVPNLGDWAGPLGDAVAAATGRRPELLGVPYGTDAGPLGERGLPCVVFGPGDIAQAHTKDEWIELEQVRLAAEAYYRIACDLG from the coding sequence GTGGACGACCTGAGCCGGCTCCTGGGCGACCTGGTGAGCATCCCCAGCGTCAACCCCATGGGCCGGGCGCTCGACGGGCCGGGGGTGCTGGAGGCCCAGCTCACCGGCTACCTGGAGGGCTGGTTCCGGGCCCGATCCATCCCCTGCCGGCGAGTCCCGATCGCCGCCGGGAGGGACAACCTGATCGCCCGCTTCGAAGCCCCACGCTCGGCGCGGACCCTGCTCTTCGACGTGCACCAGGACACCGTCCCGACCGACGGGATGACCATCGACCCCTTCGACCCGAGGGTCGAGGGGGGCCGGCTCTACGGCCGGGGCGCCTGCGACATCAAGGGCGGCATGGCGGCGATGCTGACCGCCTTCGCGCGGCTCTGCCGCGAACGCCCACCCGGCGCGGCGTCGGTCATCCTGGCCTGCACGGTGGACGAGGAGTTCACCCACATCGGCTCGACCCACCTGGCCGCCTCCGGGCACGGGGCGGACCTCGCGGTGGTGGCCGAGCCGACGCGGCTGGACCTCGTCCATTGCCACAAGGGGGCCGTGCGATGGAAGGTCCGGACGACCGGCGTGGCCTGCCACAGCTCGTCGCCCGGGCTCGGCGACAACGCCATCTATCGGATGGCCGAGGTGATCCGGCTCCTGGCCGGCCATGCGGCCGAGCTGTCCCGGGGGCCGTCCGACCCGATCCTGGGACCGCCCACGCTCTCCGTCGGCCGGATCGAGGGCGGGGTGAGCGTCAACGTGGTCCCGGACCGCTGCGCGATCGAGATCGACCGCCGGCTCATCCCGGGCGAGGCCCCGGCGGGGGCCATCGAGCAGGTCCGCCGGCTGCTCCGGCCGCTGTCCGGCCCGGGCGGGGACGTGCTCTTCGACGACCCATGGGTCACCATGCCGGCGCTCGTGCCGAACCTTGGCGACTGGGCAGGGCCGCTCGGCGACGCCGTCGCCGCCGCGACGGGCCGCCGGCCGGAGCTGCTCGGCGTGCCCTACGGCACCGACGCCGGCCCCCTGGGGGAGCGCGGCCTGCCGTGCGTGGTGTTCGGCCCCGGGGACATCGCCCAGGCCCACACGAAGGACGAGTGGATCGAACTCGAGCAGGTCCGCCTCGCGGCCGAGGCCTACTACCGCATCGCGTGCGACCTCGGCTGA
- a CDS encoding GH92 family glycosyl hydrolase, translating to MKRPPKKSGGLAAFALGLFATACLGAGPADHVKPLIGTDGHGHVFPGATLPFGMMQLSPDTRDETWDGCSGYHYSDGSILGFSHNHLSGTGCGDLGNILLMPTVGPLKLSAGKPGDGYRSSFSHDQEEARPGYYRVMLADPKVNVELTSTVRAGLHRYTFPQSDDAHVVLDLWHGISNRPTDSQVTIADDRTLTGFRRSDGWGGDKVFYFVVEFSRPFDGAGVATDHKPAEGKEAKGRNVQAHVDFKTKAGEVIQARVALSTVSVEGARKNLKAELPGWDFDATAAAAFAAWDKALSPLQVESKDENFKQTFYSSVYHTMVAPTVLNDVDGQVRGPDGKVHTVQGFNYYTELSFWDTFRAEHPLLTLTQPNRVNDFVKTCLAHFRFASPDNRYLPVWANGGKETDCMIGNHSIPVIVDAYLKGFRDWDVGEALNAMVDTTNMNRQFLDSYRDVGYVVQKRDEQSAAKTLEYCYDDICIARLARAMGKTDIAQAYEKRAKNWQNVFDTETGFMRSRNDKGEWVLPFDPKRIDMNCYTEANAWHYEFFVPHDVPGLIAKLGGDANFVTKLDGMFDPSQKIPNSLQDITGVIGMYAHGNEPCHHVAYLYNYAGEAWKTQALVRKVADSLYNNTPSGICGNDDCGQTSAWYVFTAMGFYPVDPADGVYVIGSPLADSATVTLDPAYYKGGKFTVVAKDNSPQNVYIQSATLNGRPHTKSYITHDQIVAGGTLELQMGPSPNKAWGAATADRPGTAARP from the coding sequence ATGAAACGCCCCCCCAAGAAATCCGGCGGCCTCGCCGCCTTCGCCCTGGGCCTGTTCGCGACGGCCTGCCTGGGCGCCGGCCCGGCCGATCACGTCAAGCCGCTGATCGGCACCGACGGCCACGGGCACGTCTTCCCCGGCGCGACGCTCCCGTTCGGCATGATGCAGCTCTCCCCCGACACCCGGGACGAGACCTGGGACGGCTGCTCCGGGTATCACTACTCCGACGGCAGCATCCTCGGCTTCTCCCACAACCACCTCAGCGGCACCGGCTGCGGCGACCTGGGCAACATCCTGCTCATGCCGACGGTCGGGCCGCTGAAGCTGTCGGCCGGCAAGCCCGGCGACGGCTATCGCTCGTCGTTCTCGCACGACCAGGAGGAGGCCCGCCCGGGCTACTACCGGGTGATGCTGGCCGACCCCAAGGTCAACGTCGAGCTGACCTCGACCGTGCGGGCCGGCCTGCACCGGTACACCTTCCCGCAGTCCGATGACGCCCACGTCGTCCTCGACCTCTGGCACGGGATCAGCAACCGGCCGACCGACTCCCAGGTGACGATCGCCGACGACCGCACGCTGACCGGCTTCCGCCGCAGCGACGGCTGGGGCGGCGACAAGGTCTTCTACTTCGTCGTCGAGTTCTCCCGCCCGTTCGACGGCGCCGGCGTGGCCACCGACCACAAGCCCGCCGAGGGCAAGGAGGCGAAGGGCCGGAACGTGCAGGCGCACGTCGACTTCAAGACGAAGGCCGGCGAGGTCATCCAGGCCCGCGTGGCGCTCTCGACCGTGAGCGTCGAGGGGGCCCGCAAGAACCTCAAGGCCGAGCTGCCCGGCTGGGACTTCGACGCCACCGCCGCGGCGGCCTTCGCCGCCTGGGACAAGGCGCTCTCGCCTCTCCAGGTGGAGTCCAAGGACGAGAACTTCAAGCAGACCTTCTACTCGTCGGTCTACCACACGATGGTGGCCCCCACGGTCCTGAACGACGTGGACGGCCAGGTCCGCGGCCCGGACGGGAAGGTCCACACGGTCCAGGGCTTCAACTACTACACCGAGCTCTCGTTCTGGGACACCTTCCGCGCCGAGCACCCGCTGCTGACGCTCACCCAGCCGAACCGCGTCAACGACTTCGTGAAGACCTGCCTGGCGCACTTCCGGTTCGCGAGCCCCGACAACCGCTACCTCCCGGTCTGGGCCAACGGCGGCAAGGAGACGGACTGCATGATCGGGAACCACTCGATCCCGGTCATCGTCGACGCCTACCTCAAGGGCTTCCGCGACTGGGACGTCGGCGAGGCCCTGAACGCGATGGTGGACACCACCAACATGAACCGTCAGTTCCTGGACTCGTACCGGGACGTCGGCTACGTCGTCCAGAAGCGGGACGAGCAGAGCGCCGCCAAGACGCTGGAGTACTGCTACGACGACATCTGCATCGCCCGGCTGGCCCGCGCGATGGGGAAGACGGACATCGCCCAGGCCTACGAGAAGCGGGCGAAGAACTGGCAGAACGTCTTCGACACCGAGACGGGCTTCATGCGGAGCCGCAATGACAAGGGCGAGTGGGTCCTCCCCTTCGACCCCAAGCGGATCGACATGAATTGCTACACCGAGGCCAACGCCTGGCACTACGAGTTCTTCGTCCCGCACGACGTCCCGGGCCTGATCGCCAAGCTCGGCGGCGACGCCAACTTCGTCACCAAGCTGGACGGGATGTTCGACCCCTCGCAGAAGATCCCCAACTCGCTCCAGGACATCACCGGCGTGATCGGCATGTACGCCCACGGCAACGAGCCCTGCCACCACGTCGCCTACCTGTACAACTACGCCGGCGAGGCGTGGAAGACGCAGGCCCTGGTGCGGAAGGTGGCGGACTCGCTCTACAACAACACCCCGTCGGGCATCTGCGGCAACGACGACTGCGGCCAGACCTCGGCCTGGTACGTCTTCACCGCGATGGGCTTCTACCCGGTGGACCCGGCCGACGGCGTGTACGTCATCGGCAGCCCGCTGGCCGACTCGGCCACGGTCACGCTCGACCCCGCCTACTACAAGGGGGGCAAGTTCACGGTCGTGGCGAAGGACAACTCGCCCCAGAACGTGTACATCCAGTCCGCGACGCTCAACGGGCGGCCGCATACGAAGAGCTACATCACCCACGACCAGATCGTGGCCGGCGGCACGCTGGAGCTCCAGATGGGGCCAAGCCCCAACAAGGCGTGGGGCGCCGCGACCGCGGATCGGCCGGGCACTGCCGCACGGCCCTGA
- the efp gene encoding elongation factor P — translation MLLKATDIRRGMVITMDGVNFVVVDFAHHTPGNLRAMVQTKLRNMNNGALIDKRLRSVDQIEVPYVETKEFEYLYSAGDEHVFMEAETYDQLHFDKDIIGTAMQFLLPNTKVMVKYINDKAVSIEIPDSVELTVTDTPPALAGATATNQYKEATLETGLKVQVPPFIKPGEKIRIDTRTSEYLERVK, via the coding sequence ATGCTGCTGAAAGCGACCGACATCCGCCGGGGAATGGTGATCACGATGGACGGGGTGAACTTCGTCGTCGTCGATTTCGCCCACCACACGCCGGGCAACCTCCGGGCGATGGTCCAGACCAAGCTCCGGAACATGAACAACGGGGCCCTCATCGACAAGCGCCTCCGCTCGGTGGACCAGATCGAGGTGCCCTACGTCGAGACGAAGGAGTTCGAGTACCTGTACTCCGCCGGCGATGAGCACGTCTTCATGGAAGCGGAGACCTACGACCAGCTCCACTTCGACAAGGACATCATCGGGACGGCCATGCAGTTCCTGCTGCCGAACACCAAGGTGATGGTCAAGTACATCAACGACAAGGCGGTCTCGATCGAGATCCCGGACTCCGTCGAGCTGACCGTCACCGACACGCCCCCCGCGCTGGCCGGGGCGACGGCGACGAACCAGTACAAGGAGGCGACGCTCGAGACCGGCCTGAAGGTCCAGGTCCCTCCTTTCATCAAGCCGGGCGAGAAGATCCGGATCGACACCCGGACGTCCGAGTACCTGGAACGCGTCAAGTGA
- a CDS encoding M28 family peptidase yields MLTALAIRLAGASLCLLAIPATSGALDLPAPTAAAPDQARLEAIVRKLASPEMEGRRGAGAERTAAYLVDQFKDLKLEPLFDGRFTQPIPGKTPGAIQGTNLGAMIRGSDPRLRDEWVIVSAHYDHLGVRRGVLYPGADDNASGVAMMLEVARGFATGATPPRRSVAFVSFDLEEIGLFGSRYFVAHPPMPLDRVSLFITADMIGRAMMGVCKDQVFVLGTEHAPGLRAWLDESARGRPVRVGLLGSDVLVLNRSDYGPFRTRQVPYLFFSTGENPCYHSPEDRAETIDYPKLTAISAVIGGVAASASGAEETPRWSPTPDNPFDEARTVRDVLRTLLDHEQALKLNGAATFLMRKALGDAEGILGRGAMTPAERSDLIQVTRLILAMIQ; encoded by the coding sequence ATGCTGACGGCCCTCGCGATTCGGCTGGCGGGGGCGTCGCTCTGCCTCCTCGCCATCCCGGCGACGAGCGGGGCGCTCGACCTCCCGGCTCCCACCGCTGCGGCTCCCGACCAGGCTCGCCTCGAGGCGATCGTCCGCAAGCTGGCCTCCCCCGAGATGGAGGGCCGACGCGGGGCGGGGGCGGAGCGGACGGCGGCCTACCTCGTGGATCAGTTCAAGGACCTCAAGCTCGAGCCCCTCTTCGACGGCCGCTTCACCCAGCCGATCCCCGGCAAGACGCCCGGGGCGATCCAGGGGACGAACCTCGGCGCCATGATCCGCGGCTCCGACCCCCGGCTGCGTGACGAATGGGTCATCGTCTCGGCCCACTACGATCACCTGGGGGTCCGCCGGGGAGTCCTCTATCCCGGGGCCGACGACAACGCCTCGGGCGTGGCGATGATGCTCGAGGTGGCTCGCGGGTTCGCGACGGGAGCCACTCCCCCGCGGCGGAGCGTCGCCTTCGTCAGCTTCGACCTGGAGGAAATCGGCCTCTTCGGCTCGCGATACTTCGTGGCCCATCCGCCCATGCCGCTCGATCGGGTCAGCCTGTTCATCACGGCGGACATGATCGGCCGGGCCATGATGGGCGTCTGCAAGGACCAGGTCTTCGTCCTGGGGACCGAGCACGCCCCGGGCCTGCGGGCGTGGCTGGACGAATCGGCCCGCGGGCGCCCCGTCCGCGTGGGGCTGCTCGGCTCCGACGTCCTGGTCCTCAATCGCAGCGACTACGGGCCGTTCCGGACGCGGCAGGTCCCCTATCTCTTCTTCAGCACCGGGGAGAATCCCTGCTATCACTCGCCGGAGGACCGCGCGGAGACCATCGATTACCCGAAGCTGACGGCGATCTCCGCCGTCATCGGCGGGGTCGCGGCGAGCGCCTCGGGGGCGGAGGAGACGCCCCGATGGAGCCCCACGCCGGACAACCCGTTCGACGAGGCCCGGACGGTCCGCGACGTGCTGAGGACGCTCCTCGATCACGAGCAGGCGTTGAAGCTGAACGGCGCGGCGACGTTCCTGATGAGGAAGGCGCTCGGCGACGCGGAGGGGATCCTCGGGCGCGGGGCGATGACGCCGGCCGAGCGTTCCGACCTGATCCAGGTGACGCGGCTGATCCTCGCCATGATCCAGTGA
- a CDS encoding ROK family protein, translated as MSLANDPRVVMTLDAGGTNFRFCGMRGLQPVTEVVALPSNGDHLDRCLSNIVEGFSRTRELCPEPPAAISFAFPGPADYPAGIIGDLFNLPAFRGGVALGPMLEDRFQIPAFINNDGDLFVYGEAIAGFLPYVNGLLEQAGSHKRYRNLFGVTLGTGFGGGIVRDGELFVGDNSMAGEVWLLRNKVEPSLNAEEGVSIRAVRRVFAEKSGIPFERAPEPKDIFEIGTGNAPGDRAAAVEAFRRMGEVVGDAMANALTLTDSLAVIGGGLSGAWPLFLPSVVDELNGSFTGHDGRHYSRLASKVFNLEDRDQRETFLKGDARVITVPGGTRTLRYDPLPRIGIGMSRLGTSEAVAVGACAFALRKLDQRRGPASV; from the coding sequence ATGAGCCTCGCCAACGATCCTCGCGTCGTCATGACCCTCGACGCGGGCGGGACCAACTTCCGCTTCTGCGGCATGCGCGGCCTGCAGCCGGTCACGGAGGTCGTCGCGCTGCCGTCCAACGGCGACCACCTGGACCGGTGCCTGTCCAACATCGTCGAGGGCTTCTCGAGGACCCGGGAGCTCTGCCCGGAGCCGCCCGCGGCGATCAGCTTCGCCTTCCCCGGGCCGGCCGACTACCCGGCCGGGATCATCGGCGACCTGTTCAACCTGCCCGCCTTCCGGGGCGGCGTGGCCCTCGGGCCGATGCTCGAGGACCGGTTCCAGATCCCGGCGTTCATCAACAACGACGGCGACCTGTTCGTCTACGGCGAGGCGATCGCCGGGTTCCTGCCGTACGTCAACGGCCTGCTGGAGCAGGCGGGCAGCCACAAGCGCTACCGCAACCTGTTCGGCGTGACGCTCGGCACGGGCTTCGGCGGGGGGATCGTCCGCGACGGCGAGCTGTTCGTCGGCGACAACTCCATGGCCGGCGAGGTCTGGCTGCTCCGGAACAAGGTGGAGCCCAGCCTGAACGCCGAGGAGGGGGTCAGCATCCGCGCCGTGCGGCGGGTGTTCGCCGAGAAGTCCGGCATCCCGTTCGAGCGGGCCCCCGAGCCGAAGGACATCTTCGAGATCGGCACGGGCAACGCCCCGGGCGACCGCGCCGCGGCGGTCGAGGCGTTCCGGCGGATGGGCGAAGTGGTCGGCGACGCGATGGCCAATGCGTTGACGCTGACGGACAGCCTCGCGGTCATCGGCGGCGGCCTCTCGGGGGCCTGGCCGCTCTTCCTGCCTTCGGTCGTGGACGAGCTCAACGGCTCCTTCACCGGCCACGACGGCCGCCACTACAGCCGGCTGGCCTCGAAGGTGTTCAACCTCGAGGACCGGGACCAGCGGGAGACGTTCCTGAAGGGGGACGCCCGCGTGATCACGGTGCCGGGCGGGACCCGGACGCTCCGGTACGACCCGCTCCCGCGGATCGGCATCGGCATGTCCCGCCTCGGGACCAGCGAGGCCGTCGCCGTCGGCGCGTGCGCCTTCGCCCTGCGGAAGCTCGACCAGCGACGCGGACCCGCGTCCGTTTGA
- a CDS encoding PD40 domain-containing protein, with product MQALLVGVMRLVATSLAATCLHSPPAWSPDGQWLAYTTAAGGVTPLRPGWLIPGMDGADGSGTPREPGSRPGAAARRFRIWATEKATGASVLIEDSTDPLTAPTWGGDGHSLCYGRLVVPLAGGPHLAGRPRAANLEIIIREALDRKRVVATIPGLDPAGLSPGSIAEIRLAWSPDGQHLAVPLPAPSRGVAILLPEQGRVVRTIPAAGCPAWSPDGSRLAYLTSAEKRVQSRSLQLLGRDLAAGSPVIDVAEPCGAPAWSSDGQSILIPGRQFAIRGSGLVMLQVSLESRASATLLPLGAPYPGVLEASMDRSQEQVVFTADSPGQVSSLVFGELRGGKVFKKFHPVDVDRRLGAPALHPDGQVVAVRLQTGDDSALPLLCDLISEDVTLLAPDESSRSEWMASLTAAAGSILRSALASRPARPGPAQSRPTLLPVPGEIAEQNAAHSRLRRLAKIGRGLLDRPPGAASDPPGDVPSEEPTDELRLFFDYLRGDHAAAEADLDAIEARAKSPANRLLLLALRAQVLLARGEKARAKSVVDYLAAAAGRVRRVEETPAGPVVTDLEDSGGEAWARYLAERVDAAPSKELEAQAEGEDTLDLRMPHLLDEIPAGLIDAGPGLPRPGRARGFVDPPVPGFDPRNVPPPAPRPGGIPRPGAPVRLLIPGGTE from the coding sequence ATGCAGGCCCTACTCGTCGGCGTCATGAGGTTGGTGGCGACTTCACTGGCCGCGACCTGCCTCCATTCCCCCCCGGCCTGGTCCCCGGACGGCCAGTGGCTGGCGTACACGACGGCCGCCGGGGGCGTGACGCCGCTCCGTCCCGGCTGGCTGATCCCGGGCATGGACGGGGCGGATGGTTCCGGCACGCCGCGAGAGCCGGGCTCGAGGCCGGGCGCCGCGGCCCGACGCTTCCGGATCTGGGCGACCGAGAAGGCGACGGGCGCCTCCGTCCTCATCGAGGATTCGACGGATCCCCTCACCGCGCCGACGTGGGGGGGCGACGGGCATTCGCTCTGCTACGGGCGGCTGGTCGTGCCCCTGGCGGGCGGCCCCCACCTCGCGGGCCGGCCGCGGGCGGCCAACCTAGAGATCATCATCCGCGAGGCCCTGGATCGCAAGCGAGTCGTCGCGACCATCCCCGGGCTGGACCCCGCCGGGCTGTCTCCCGGCTCGATCGCCGAGATTCGCCTCGCCTGGAGCCCCGACGGTCAGCACCTGGCCGTGCCCCTGCCCGCGCCCTCGCGAGGCGTGGCGATCCTGCTCCCGGAACAGGGGAGGGTGGTCAGGACGATCCCCGCGGCGGGATGCCCCGCATGGTCGCCCGACGGGTCGCGGCTGGCCTACCTGACCTCCGCCGAGAAGCGGGTGCAGTCCAGGTCCCTCCAGCTACTCGGCCGCGACCTGGCGGCCGGCAGCCCCGTCATCGACGTGGCGGAGCCCTGCGGCGCCCCGGCCTGGTCCTCGGACGGTCAGTCCATCCTGATCCCGGGGCGGCAGTTCGCCATCCGCGGCAGCGGCCTCGTCATGCTCCAGGTTTCCCTGGAATCCCGGGCGTCCGCGACGCTGCTGCCGCTCGGCGCGCCCTACCCGGGCGTCCTGGAGGCCAGCATGGATCGCTCGCAGGAGCAGGTCGTCTTCACCGCCGACTCCCCGGGCCAGGTCTCCTCGCTGGTCTTCGGCGAGCTGCGCGGGGGGAAGGTATTCAAGAAGTTCCACCCCGTCGACGTGGATCGCCGGCTGGGCGCCCCGGCCCTGCATCCCGACGGGCAGGTCGTCGCCGTTCGCCTCCAGACGGGCGACGACTCCGCGCTCCCCCTGCTCTGCGACCTCATCAGCGAGGACGTCACGCTCCTCGCCCCGGACGAGTCGTCCCGCTCGGAATGGATGGCCTCGCTGACGGCCGCGGCGGGATCGATCCTCCGCTCCGCCCTGGCCTCGAGGCCCGCCAGGCCCGGCCCGGCGCAATCGCGGCCCACCCTGCTGCCCGTCCCCGGCGAGATCGCCGAGCAGAACGCGGCGCACTCCCGCCTCCGACGGCTGGCGAAGATCGGCCGCGGGCTGCTGGATCGACCGCCCGGGGCCGCCAGCGACCCGCCGGGCGACGTGCCGTCCGAGGAACCGACGGACGAGCTGCGCCTGTTCTTCGACTACCTCCGCGGCGATCACGCGGCCGCGGAGGCCGACCTCGATGCCATCGAGGCCCGCGCCAAGTCCCCGGCCAATCGCCTCCTCCTGCTGGCGCTGCGTGCGCAGGTCCTGCTCGCCCGGGGGGAGAAGGCTCGGGCGAAGTCGGTGGTCGATTATCTGGCCGCGGCCGCGGGGCGCGTCCGCCGCGTCGAGGAGACCCCGGCCGGCCCCGTCGTGACCGACCTGGAAGATTCGGGCGGTGAGGCCTGGGCCCGCTATCTCGCGGAGCGGGTGGACGCCGCCCCGTCGAAGGAACTCGAGGCCCAGGCGGAGGGCGAGGATACGCTCGATCTCCGCATGCCCCACCTCCTGGACGAGATCCCCGCCGGGCTGATCGACGCGGGGCCGGGCCTGCCGCGGCCCGGCCGGGCCCGCGGCTTCGTCGATCCTCCCGTGCCCGGCTTCGACCCTCGCAACGTCCCGCCCCCCGCGCCGCGGCCGGGCGGCATCCCCCGCCCCGGCGCACCGGTCCGGCTCCTCATCCCGGGCGGGACGGAGTAG
- a CDS encoding 3-hydroxyacyl-ACP dehydratase FabZ family protein — MRFVLIDRIVDVQRGKSLVAVKNLSLAEEYLSDHFPGFPVMPGVLMLEALTQAGAWLVRDMEDFQHSIILLKQAKTIKYGSFVEPGRQLELRVSLESHTESEASFKGAGVIDGQTMVNGRFTLTRYNLRDRNPSLHRTDATIVEGLRDLYQTLRKGSVGARAITRSPEAQAVNAGH; from the coding sequence ATGCGTTTCGTGCTGATCGATCGAATCGTGGACGTGCAACGGGGCAAATCCCTGGTCGCCGTGAAGAACCTGTCGCTGGCCGAGGAATACCTCAGCGATCACTTCCCGGGTTTCCCCGTGATGCCGGGCGTCCTGATGCTGGAGGCGCTGACCCAGGCGGGGGCCTGGCTCGTCCGGGACATGGAGGACTTCCAGCACAGCATCATCCTCCTGAAGCAGGCCAAGACCATCAAGTACGGCAGCTTCGTGGAGCCGGGCCGCCAGCTCGAGCTGCGCGTCTCGCTGGAATCTCACACCGAATCCGAGGCGTCGTTCAAGGGCGCCGGCGTGATCGACGGGCAGACCATGGTGAATGGCCGCTTCACCTTGACCCGCTACAACTTGCGGGACAGGAACCCGAGCCTTCACCGGACCGACGCGACGATCGTGGAGGGGCTCCGCGACCTCTACCAGACCCTCCGCAAGGGATCGGTCGGCGCCCGGGCGATCACCCGCTCCCCCGAGGCCCAGGCGGTCAACGCCGGCCATTGA